One genomic region from Bacteroidales bacterium encodes:
- a CDS encoding dihydrofolate reductase, translating into MRKVIAAINMTLDGFCDHTAGIPDEELLQHYADLLSNVNTVLYGRITYQLMEYWKAVAENPTGEKATDEFAVIMNKTPKIVFSHTHKNVEWESAKLANRDLEEEVLELKQQSGKDILVGSRSLIIQLMKLNLIDEFQFCVHPVIVGGGLPLFENINDRTILKLIKSKTFSSGAITLYYEPLGQ; encoded by the coding sequence ATGAGAAAAGTAATTGCAGCAATAAACATGACACTTGACGGGTTTTGCGACCATACGGCAGGTATCCCCGATGAAGAATTACTTCAGCATTATGCCGACCTGTTAAGCAACGTAAACACCGTTCTATATGGAAGGATAACTTACCAACTTATGGAATATTGGAAAGCGGTAGCGGAAAACCCTACCGGTGAAAAAGCAACGGACGAATTTGCAGTGATAATGAATAAAACCCCAAAAATAGTTTTTTCCCACACGCATAAAAATGTAGAATGGGAAAGCGCAAAGCTAGCAAATCGAGACCTTGAAGAAGAAGTTTTAGAACTCAAACAACAATCGGGCAAAGATATTTTAGTTGGCAGTCGAAGTTTAATTATTCAACTAATGAAACTCAATTTGATTGATGAATTTCAGTTTTGTGTTCACCCTGTTATAGTAGGAGGCGGTTTACCGTTGTTTGAAAACATAAACGACAGAACTATTCTTAAACTTATAAAGTCTAAAACCTTTAGCTCTGGTGCAATCACGCTTTATTATGAGCCATTAGGACAATAA
- a CDS encoding VOC family protein, translating into MALINPHINFNGNAEEAFNFYKSVFGGEFAMIKRFKDLSSFEFPMAENDANKIMHIALPIGKNFLMANDVPESMGQVNENENRSKIFVSAESREEADKLFSGLSAGGNIEVPIGDSPWGTYFGMFRDKFGIEWMVDFSKYNGQK; encoded by the coding sequence ATGGCACTTATCAATCCACACATTAACTTCAATGGAAATGCCGAAGAAGCATTCAATTTTTACAAATCAGTATTTGGCGGGGAGTTCGCGATGATTAAACGCTTCAAAGATTTATCAAGCTTTGAATTCCCGATGGCAGAAAATGATGCAAATAAGATAATGCACATTGCTTTGCCAATTGGAAAAAACTTTTTAATGGCCAATGACGTTCCGGAAAGTATGGGTCAAGTAAATGAAAATGAAAACAGATCCAAAATATTTGTTAGCGCAGAAAGTCGTGAAGAAGCCGACAAGTTATTTAGCGGACTTTCAGCAGGCGGAAATATTGAAGTGCCTATTGGCGACAGTCCATGGGGTACATATTTTGGAATGTTCAGAGACAAATTCGGTATTGAATGGATGGTAGATTTTTCGAAATATAACGGACAAAAGTAA
- a CDS encoding DUF4256 domain-containing protein: protein MTMENKKELSSEQREELIGALKARFEKNINRHKGLEWAKLQARLEGNAEKLWSLSEMERTGGEPDVVGLDKDTGEYIFYDCSAESPKSRRSVCYDREGLESRKEHKPENNAIDMAAAIGIELLTEEQYRELQKLGKFDTKTSSWVKTPAEIRKLGGALFCDRRYDHVFVYHNGAESYYGVRGFRGSLRV, encoded by the coding sequence ATGACAATGGAAAATAAAAAGGAGTTGTCATCGGAACAACGTGAAGAACTAATAGGAGCATTAAAAGCTCGTTTTGAGAAAAACATAAATCGCCATAAAGGTCTTGAATGGGCTAAACTACAAGCAAGGTTGGAAGGTAATGCTGAAAAACTGTGGTCGCTCAGTGAGATGGAAAGAACTGGCGGTGAACCAGATGTTGTTGGTCTTGATAAAGATACTGGAGAATACATTTTTTATGATTGTTCAGCGGAAAGCCCTAAAAGCCGCAGAAGTGTTTGTTATGATCGTGAAGGGTTGGAATCAAGGAAAGAACATAAACCAGAAAATAATGCTATTGATATGGCCGCTGCCATTGGTATTGAACTTTTAACGGAGGAGCAATATCGTGAGTTGCAGAAACTTGGAAAGTTCGATACTAAAACATCGAGTTGGGTGAAAACACCTGCTGAGATTAGAAAACTCGGTGGTGCACTCTTTTGTGATCGTCGTTACGACCATGTATTTGTGTATCACAATGGTGCAGAATCTTACTATGGTGTTAGAGGGTTTCGCGGCTCGCTCAGGGTCTAA
- a CDS encoding DUF998 domain-containing protein produces the protein MNIAFILLGISFLSLGWYIVKEISQTGAKIGGWLLILSSFGNLLSGFFNTDPAGTISEKMTLSGQIHGAAAGLLGFMILATMFIFWQFIKQQGFKPFNKPILISTILVWTTEISLISAMGVYLSKTNGMLTPETPIGWFGRLVIICCAVWVIVCATTLGKIENIKVDK, from the coding sequence TTGAACATTGCTTTTATACTTTTAGGAATATCGTTTCTAAGTTTGGGATGGTATATCGTAAAAGAAATATCGCAAACTGGAGCGAAAATTGGTGGTTGGTTATTAATTTTATCCTCATTTGGGAATTTACTGTCTGGATTTTTTAATACAGACCCTGCAGGTACCATCTCCGAAAAAATGACACTAAGTGGACAAATACACGGAGCGGCAGCAGGATTATTAGGTTTCATGATTTTAGCAACTATGTTTATTTTTTGGCAATTCATTAAACAACAAGGGTTTAAGCCATTTAATAAACCGATATTAATAAGTACAATACTTGTTTGGACAACCGAAATATCTCTAATATCTGCAATGGGAGTATATCTGAGTAAAACCAATGGAATGTTAACTCCAGAAACACCAATAGGTTGGTTTGGCAGATTAGTAATAATTTGTTGTGCAGTTTGGGTTATTGTTTGTGCCACAACCCTTGGCAAAATTGAAAACATAAAAGTTGACAAATAA
- a CDS encoding HTH domain-containing protein, with translation MKNEKPELLTAGKIAAQLGVSGAVVSKTIKALDIKPDLIKAGCSYYGADTITKLKASLK, from the coding sequence ATGAAAAACGAAAAACCAGAATTGTTAACAGCCGGTAAAATTGCGGCACAGTTGGGTGTATCCGGCGCCGTAGTTTCAAAAACAATTAAAGCACTCGATATTAAACCGGATTTGATAAAAGCCGGATGCAGTTATTACGGAGCAGACACAATAACGAAATTGAAAGCTTCACTTAAATAA
- a CDS encoding class I SAM-dependent rRNA methyltransferase, with translation MDYIKLTLKPGKEQSLLRFHPWVFSGAIQKINGNPTEGEIVEIDDSTGKFIALGHYQPSSISVRIVSFTNTPIDKKFWRNRIQNAIALRKMLGLYQSDHTNTFRLIHGEGDSMPGLIVDIYGKTAVMQCHSFGMYNIRQILAELIIEQFEGAITSVFDKSAGTLSFKAPISPVDGYLIGEKSADTLLEYGNRFEVSWVEGQKTGFFIDQRENRLLLQQYSKDKSVLNTFGYTGGFSVYALKGGAERVITVDSSQKAIELTKKNVALNFSEEVNHEAISSDVFEYLRLSDEKFDIIILDPPAFAKHNDALRNALQAYKRLNASAIRKLNPGGILFTFSCSQIVNKENFRNAVFSGCAIVGRQVKILHQLTQPADHPINIYHPEGEYLKGLVLQVE, from the coding sequence ATGGATTACATTAAGTTAACATTAAAACCTGGGAAAGAGCAGTCATTATTAAGATTTCATCCTTGGGTTTTTTCAGGAGCTATTCAAAAAATTAATGGTAATCCAACCGAAGGCGAAATTGTTGAAATTGATGATTCAACAGGGAAATTCATTGCTTTGGGTCATTACCAGCCATCATCTATTTCTGTAAGAATAGTATCTTTCACAAATACCCCTATTGATAAGAAATTCTGGAGGAATAGAATTCAAAATGCCATAGCACTGAGGAAAATGCTAGGGCTTTACCAAAGCGATCACACCAACACTTTCAGGCTGATACATGGTGAAGGCGATAGTATGCCAGGGCTAATTGTAGACATATACGGGAAAACGGCTGTAATGCAATGCCACTCTTTTGGAATGTATAATATACGCCAAATTCTAGCCGAACTTATTATTGAGCAATTCGAAGGGGCAATAACATCAGTATTCGACAAAAGTGCAGGAACACTCTCTTTCAAAGCCCCAATCAGTCCTGTTGATGGGTATTTAATTGGTGAAAAATCAGCCGACACCCTGCTAGAGTATGGTAATCGATTTGAAGTTTCGTGGGTAGAAGGTCAAAAAACAGGATTTTTTATAGATCAGCGTGAGAACAGACTTTTGCTCCAACAATACTCCAAGGATAAATCCGTTTTAAATACCTTTGGTTACACGGGAGGATTCTCCGTTTATGCATTAAAAGGTGGAGCAGAAAGGGTTATTACAGTAGATAGTTCCCAAAAAGCAATTGAATTAACTAAAAAAAATGTTGCACTTAATTTCTCCGAAGAGGTCAACCATGAGGCTATTAGTAGTGATGTTTTCGAATACTTAAGATTATCGGATGAGAAATTTGATATCATAATTCTAGATCCCCCCGCATTCGCTAAACACAACGATGCATTAAGAAATGCGCTGCAAGCCTATAAGCGATTAAATGCCTCCGCAATCCGCAAATTAAATCCCGGTGGAATTCTTTTTACATTTTCCTGTTCCCAAATAGTAAATAAGGAAAATTTCCGAAACGCTGTTTTCTCAGGGTGTGCAATAGTTGGCAGACAAGTAAAGATTCTACACCAGTTAACACAACCAGCAGATCATCCAATAAATATCTACCATCCAGAAGGAGAATACCTAAAAGGGCTTGTTTTGCAGGTTGAATAA
- a CDS encoding 3'-5' exonuclease domain-containing protein 2, whose amino-acid sequence MFAESIENEEILKLPRISFPGEIRVINSEEDLNSWLPILTQSSILGFDTETKPSFKKGNTNSVALLQLSSDDIALIIRIKSIGLPKILVQFLQNKNILKIGAAIHDDIKSLQKIHPFTPAGFIDLQNLVKEKNIESKSVRKLAAIVLNVRVSKNQQLSNWESDILTDAQLQYAATDAWVCKEIYMKMIKS is encoded by the coding sequence ATGTTTGCAGAATCGATAGAGAACGAAGAGATACTTAAACTTCCCAGAATATCATTCCCCGGCGAAATTAGGGTAATTAATAGCGAAGAAGATTTAAACAGTTGGCTCCCAATTCTTACTCAAAGTAGTATATTAGGTTTTGATACCGAGACAAAACCCTCATTCAAAAAGGGAAATACCAATAGTGTAGCGTTGCTCCAACTGTCATCGGATGATATTGCACTTATTATTAGGATAAAGAGCATTGGTTTACCAAAAATTTTGGTTCAATTCCTTCAGAATAAAAATATACTGAAAATTGGTGCTGCAATTCATGACGATATCAAATCCTTACAAAAAATCCACCCCTTTACCCCTGCCGGATTTATTGATCTTCAGAATTTAGTTAAAGAAAAGAATATCGAGAGTAAAAGCGTTAGGAAACTTGCTGCTATAGTTCTTAATGTTAGAGTTTCAAAAAACCAACAGCTTTCGAACTGGGAATCAGATATCCTAACTGATGCCCAACTCCAATACGCAGCTACCGATGCTTGGGTGTGTAAGGAGATATACATGAAAATGATAAAGAGCTAA
- a CDS encoding DUF1801 domain-containing protein, with the protein MANYKFVSVDDYSRHIPKEHSKQFSELRNNIKSTIPEAEEIISYNMPAYKYNGILVYFAFFPNHIEFYPTPSGIAKFKEQLRDFVFAKGSIKFSFDKELPKKLIEDICKFRLDEKKRNKKTNH; encoded by the coding sequence ATGGCAAATTATAAATTTGTGTCTGTTGATGATTATTCTAGACATATTCCTAAAGAGCATTCAAAACAATTTTCAGAATTGCGAAACAATATAAAATCAACCATTCCGGAAGCAGAGGAGATAATAAGTTATAATATGCCCGCATACAAATACAATGGTATTCTGGTGTACTTTGCATTTTTCCCAAATCATATCGAATTTTATCCAACGCCTTCAGGGATAGCTAAATTTAAAGAACAACTTCGTGATTTTGTATTCGCAAAAGGTTCAATAAAGTTCTCGTTTGATAAAGAATTGCCTAAGAAACTTATTGAAGACATTTGCAAATTCAGACTTGATGAAAAAAAAAGAAATAAAAAAACGAATCACTAA
- a CDS encoding VOC family protein: MDYNKIIPSLWFNTEGGKISKVVEYYKNIFSNNFEEGNIMPLGETPSGNTEICDVKIFGQKYSLMSTEKEHHPLNDALSFTINCQDQQEIDKYWNYFTNDGEESQCGWCIDKFGLRWQVLPENLGELMSRPNSWEVMMKQKKIVIEEYLK; this comes from the coding sequence ATGGACTATAACAAAATTATTCCCAGTCTTTGGTTTAATACCGAAGGTGGTAAAATTTCAAAAGTTGTAGAATATTACAAAAATATTTTTAGCAATAATTTTGAAGAGGGAAACATCATGCCTCTTGGCGAAACACCTAGTGGAAATACAGAAATATGTGATGTGAAAATTTTTGGACAAAAGTATTCTCTAATGAGTACTGAGAAAGAGCATCATCCACTGAACGATGCCTTGTCATTTACTATCAACTGTCAGGATCAGCAAGAGATTGATAAGTATTGGAATTATTTTACCAATGATGGCGAAGAATCTCAATGCGGCTGGTGTATTGACAAATTTGGACTTCGCTGGCAAGTGTTACCTGAGAATTTGGGTGAACTGATGAGTAGGCCAAATTCCTGGGAGGTAATGATGAAGCAGAAGAAAATTGTTATTGAGGAGTATCTGAAATAA
- a CDS encoding DUF2132 domain-containing protein has protein sequence MESQPNNPLHGKTLESILNYLVDYYGWDELSKRTRINCFSKDPSIKSGLKFLRKTDWARKTVEDFYLYTINRR, from the coding sequence ATGGAATCACAACCCAATAACCCCCTTCATGGCAAGACCTTAGAGTCAATTCTTAACTATTTGGTTGATTATTATGGCTGGGATGAACTATCGAAGAGAACTCGAATAAACTGTTTTAGTAAAGATCCAAGCATAAAATCAGGCCTGAAATTCCTTCGTAAAACTGACTGGGCAAGGAAAACGGTTGAGGATTTCTATTTATATACTATTAATAGGAGGTAA
- a CDS encoding GNAT family N-acetyltransferase translates to MKTNKTDDIKIVNTTKNDWDKVIWLFEKAMEQNGKNGYKVWTEIDKYGLEKDIENQLQYKIVQNDNVLCIFSIQYNDPFIWRDKDKNDAIYLHRIVVNTAFKGQNQFEKVMNWAKQHARQNALKFIRMDTWADNEKIIDYYKSFGFEFIENYQTTNSTELPIQNRNLNVALLEMELND, encoded by the coding sequence ATGAAAACAAATAAAACTGACGATATAAAGATTGTAAATACTACCAAAAATGATTGGGATAAGGTAATCTGGCTTTTTGAAAAAGCTATGGAGCAAAACGGAAAAAATGGGTATAAAGTTTGGACGGAAATTGATAAATATGGATTAGAAAAAGATATTGAAAACCAACTTCAATATAAAATTGTCCAGAACGATAATGTTTTATGCATTTTCAGCATCCAATATAACGACCCTTTTATTTGGCGTGATAAAGATAAGAATGATGCGATTTATTTACACAGAATTGTTGTAAATACAGCCTTTAAAGGGCAAAATCAATTTGAAAAAGTGATGAATTGGGCAAAACAACATGCCCGACAAAACGCCTTAAAGTTTATAAGAATGGACACTTGGGCGGATAATGAAAAAATCATAGACTATTATAAGTCATTTGGATTTGAATTTATTGAAAACTACCAAACTACAAATTCAACTGAATTGCCAATTCAAAACAGAAACTTAAATGTAGCATTATTAGAAATGGAATTGAATGACTAA
- a CDS encoding dihydrofolate reductase: MRKLVSFMHISLDGFTTNSKGQMDWVLADKEMFDIAGQQTLKSDTALYGRGTYEIMEAYWPTAADQPNATKHDIEHSAWYNSVQKIVVSKTLESSEIKNAKLINKNLPEEIRKMKNEKGKEIVMFGSPTLAHSLMEENLIDEYWLFINPILLGQGNPLFKNLSHEIKLRLLTSKTFASGVVCLHYETSNQI; the protein is encoded by the coding sequence ATGAGAAAATTAGTTTCATTCATGCACATTTCGCTGGATGGTTTTACCACAAATTCGAAGGGACAAATGGATTGGGTTTTGGCAGATAAAGAAATGTTCGACATTGCCGGACAGCAAACCCTGAAATCGGACACAGCCCTTTATGGACGGGGAACTTACGAAATAATGGAGGCTTATTGGCCTACGGCAGCCGATCAGCCAAATGCAACCAAACACGACATTGAACATTCGGCATGGTACAACAGCGTTCAAAAAATTGTTGTTTCAAAGACACTAGAAAGCTCCGAAATAAAGAATGCGAAGCTTATTAATAAGAATTTGCCAGAAGAAATCAGAAAAATGAAAAATGAAAAGGGAAAAGAGATTGTCATGTTTGGTAGTCCAACCCTTGCGCACTCATTAATGGAGGAAAATTTAATCGATGAGTACTGGCTATTCATCAACCCAATCTTGCTTGGGCAAGGCAATCCTCTATTCAAAAACCTTTCACACGAAATTAAACTGAGACTCCTGACGAGCAAAACATTTGCTTCCGGAGTAGTTTGCCTTCATTACGAAACAAGCAATCAAATTTAG
- a CDS encoding DUF1761 domain-containing protein yields MTINLAAVSVAAVVAFVLGFLFHGPLTGKLWMKLANIHPTGNEKFKDMIPQMLWNFLVQFITALVLAVIYLFASSSPYLGGNGVWGGVILAVWLWFGFLVTSSSIEVIWMGRNYKLWLFEVVCSLIVMVTMGAIIASW; encoded by the coding sequence ATGACAATCAATTTAGCAGCTGTAAGTGTTGCAGCAGTAGTAGCTTTTGTTCTGGGGTTTTTATTCCACGGTCCTTTGACTGGAAAGCTATGGATGAAATTAGCGAATATTCATCCAACAGGTAACGAGAAGTTTAAAGATATGATCCCACAAATGTTGTGGAATTTTTTGGTTCAATTTATAACCGCTTTAGTTTTGGCAGTAATATATTTATTTGCGTCCTCCTCACCATATTTAGGTGGAAATGGAGTTTGGGGTGGAGTGATTTTAGCTGTTTGGCTATGGTTTGGTTTTTTGGTAACCTCTTCATCTATCGAGGTTATTTGGATGGGGCGAAATTATAAATTATGGTTGTTTGAAGTGGTTTGTTCTCTGATTGTAATGGTTACAATGGGTGCAATAATTGCAAGTTGGTGA
- a CDS encoding ABC transporter substrate-binding protein has translation MYSINKYISKTDSSFCIVARKVACLVLVILFYSSTLAQNFKKEKVVLQLKWKNQFQFAGYYAALEKGYYKETGLNVEIREANESTSTTNEVLNGGAQYGVANSELVVYYMEGKPLVVLACMMQNSPSALLVKSSSNVFVPKDLVGKSVEIDKDKTGIDIFTMLSKEGVNVNQINVKSVTFSLNNLLANKIDALAVYTTNEPFFLDKFGIPYRLIYPRNYGINFYSDCLFTSKEEVDNHPDRVRKFRNASIKGWKYALDHPEEIINIIQSKYQSIKTAEYLLRESEQIRKLINPEFIEVGHSNRERWLDIVEILSQQGFIEHYKDIDEFLYNPYESKEPISKLVLELILVCLVISLGLLIYYIIRLRKSLSANNIELEKFIHQGELQKIELKRLRSEVKRLNDIVNS, from the coding sequence ATGTATTCCATAAATAAATATATTAGTAAAACAGATTCGAGTTTTTGTATTGTTGCCAGAAAGGTTGCTTGTTTAGTATTAGTAATCCTTTTTTACTCATCAACACTAGCCCAAAATTTTAAAAAGGAGAAAGTGGTATTGCAGCTAAAATGGAAAAATCAGTTTCAGTTTGCTGGATATTATGCTGCTTTAGAGAAAGGTTACTACAAGGAAACTGGACTAAATGTAGAGATTAGAGAAGCTAATGAATCAACCTCAACAACTAATGAGGTGTTAAATGGTGGTGCACAGTATGGAGTTGCAAATTCAGAACTGGTAGTGTATTACATGGAAGGCAAACCCTTAGTGGTTCTTGCTTGTATGATGCAAAACTCGCCATCGGCATTACTTGTAAAATCCTCCTCGAACGTTTTTGTCCCAAAAGATTTAGTTGGTAAATCAGTTGAAATCGATAAGGACAAAACGGGAATAGATATATTCACAATGCTATCTAAGGAGGGGGTTAACGTTAATCAGATTAATGTAAAGAGTGTTACATTTTCGCTAAACAATCTATTAGCAAACAAAATTGATGCATTAGCCGTTTATACTACAAACGAACCGTTTTTTCTCGATAAGTTTGGCATTCCTTATAGGCTGATTTATCCCAGAAATTACGGAATTAATTTCTACTCGGATTGTTTATTTACGTCCAAAGAGGAAGTTGACAACCACCCCGATAGGGTTAGAAAGTTTAGAAATGCCAGCATTAAGGGATGGAAGTATGCACTCGATCACCCAGAAGAGATAATAAATATTATTCAATCAAAGTACCAATCCATAAAAACTGCTGAGTATCTTTTACGTGAATCGGAGCAAATTCGCAAATTGATAAACCCTGAGTTCATAGAAGTTGGACATTCAAACAGGGAGAGATGGTTAGATATAGTAGAAATTCTCTCCCAACAAGGTTTTATCGAGCATTACAAGGATATTGATGAGTTTTTATATAACCCATATGAGTCAAAAGAACCAATAAGTAAACTTGTTCTTGAACTTATTCTAGTTTGTTTGGTCATAAGCCTAGGCCTTCTTATCTACTATATTATCAGGTTAAGAAAATCGTTATCCGCTAATAACATAGAGTTAGAAAAATTTATCCATCAGGGTGAACTTCAAAAAATTGAGCTAAAGCGATTAAGATCTGAGGTTAAAAGGTTAAATGATATAGTGAATTCATAA
- a CDS encoding nuclear transport factor 2 family protein, translating into MTKTEIAIDFLKMLTSQRVDVAFEKYIHTDFIHHNMHFKGDRNSFLTAIKSGMQNVKTEFVVLRTLEENSLVAVHAKVKFDNAPNWIALVHFFRFEDEKIIEEWEVSNEVMNSIPNENGAF; encoded by the coding sequence ATGACAAAAACAGAAATAGCCATTGATTTTTTAAAAATGCTTACATCTCAACGTGTAGATGTGGCTTTTGAAAAATACATTCATACCGATTTTATACATCACAATATGCACTTTAAAGGCGACAGAAATTCTTTTCTAACAGCCATCAAATCGGGTATGCAAAATGTAAAAACTGAATTTGTTGTTCTGCGGACTTTAGAAGAGAACAGCTTAGTAGCAGTTCATGCTAAAGTAAAATTTGATAATGCACCTAATTGGATTGCGCTCGTTCATTTTTTCAGATTCGAAGATGAAAAAATTATTGAAGAATGGGAAGTTTCAAATGAAGTCATGAATAGTATACCAAACGAGAATGGTGCATTTTAA
- a CDS encoding putative glycolipid-binding domain-containing protein: protein MKIILILTFLPFIMNAQIKDKNQTIVWKSSYINTTEFTTIKSDSSIIVDGHITGEGFGKLFQVSYKLTIDLKWQIEAFHIELLSDSSFTLSFQKNKNNQWVNEKCEILSNFNECTDIDISLTPFTNTLPINRLNLPEGSSKEINVIYIDLPTTQCKPVKQRYTNLGNGFYKYENLVSGFTSNIEVDENGFVLNYPGIWQRVFPTDNLKTKLHEQEVFSSALISDKPSSELGENAKLYDWLIGSWKVTAIDYLDNGDKLQTEGEWHFSWILEGRAVQDVWIAPKRSERTPYSSRKGNRYGSTLRFYDSSIQAWRIHWINPVSGASDQLVAKKVGNDIIHEGRDDGGNIMRWSFTDIKTNSFHWMGESSSDGGKTFKMEAEFFGTRK from the coding sequence ATGAAAATAATTTTAATTCTAACATTTTTACCATTTATCATGAATGCTCAAATAAAAGACAAGAACCAAACAATTGTATGGAAAAGTAGTTATATTAATACTACTGAATTTACAACTATTAAGTCAGATAGTTCTATTATTGTAGATGGACACATAACCGGAGAAGGATTCGGAAAGTTATTTCAGGTTTCGTACAAACTTACGATTGATCTTAAGTGGCAAATTGAAGCTTTTCATATTGAATTACTGTCTGACTCTTCTTTTACACTATCATTCCAAAAAAATAAAAATAATCAATGGGTGAATGAAAAGTGTGAAATCTTATCTAATTTTAATGAATGTACCGATATTGACATTTCCTTAACCCCCTTTACAAACACATTGCCAATTAACAGGTTGAATTTGCCAGAAGGTTCATCCAAAGAAATCAATGTAATCTATATTGATTTACCTACAACGCAATGTAAACCGGTGAAACAGCGATATACAAATCTTGGTAATGGATTTTATAAATATGAAAACCTGGTTTCAGGTTTTACTTCCAATATTGAAGTTGATGAAAATGGATTTGTACTTAACTACCCTGGCATTTGGCAGAGAGTATTTCCAACAGACAATTTGAAAACAAAATTACACGAGCAAGAAGTTTTTTCTTCCGCTCTGATTTCAGATAAACCTTCTTCTGAATTAGGAGAGAATGCTAAATTGTATGACTGGCTCATTGGCAGTTGGAAAGTAACAGCTATTGATTATTTAGATAATGGTGACAAATTACAAACAGAAGGAGAGTGGCATTTTTCTTGGATATTAGAAGGACGAGCAGTTCAAGATGTTTGGATAGCACCAAAACGAAGTGAGAGAACTCCTTATTCATCGAGGAAAGGAAATCGTTATGGAAGTACACTTAGATTTTATGATTCTTCCATACAAGCTTGGCGAATACATTGGATCAATCCAGTAAGTGGTGCATCGGATCAGCTGGTTGCAAAAAAAGTAGGCAATGACATAATACATGAGGGAAGGGACGACGGTGGAAATATAATGCGATGGAGTTTTACTGACATTAAAACTAATTCTTTTCATTGGATGGGTGAAAGTAGTTCTGACGGTGGAAAAACATTTAAGATGGAAGCAGAATTTTTTGGTACACGAAAGTAA
- a CDS encoding SRPBCC domain-containing protein, translated as MDKQDYTATIWVEQKPQVVFEAVKNFRAWWSEEIEGDTEKLDEVFFYHYKDVHLCKIKLIKLVPYKELVYHVVDNQFSFTKDKNEWTNTKLIFRISSKGGKTKLLFTHEGLVPDYECYKICYDAWNNYIKKSLYDLITIGKGQPNPKAGDGFNAEIVKKWKLK; from the coding sequence ATGGATAAGCAAGATTACACTGCAACCATTTGGGTTGAGCAAAAACCACAAGTAGTTTTTGAAGCCGTCAAAAATTTTCGTGCTTGGTGGTCCGAAGAAATTGAAGGTGATACAGAGAAACTTGATGAAGTGTTTTTTTACCACTACAAAGATGTTCATCTATGTAAAATAAAACTTATCAAATTAGTTCCCTACAAAGAATTAGTTTACCACGTGGTTGACAATCAATTTAGTTTTACAAAAGACAAAAATGAATGGACAAACACGAAACTAATCTTTAGAATTTCCAGCAAAGGTGGCAAGACTAAGTTGCTATTCACCCACGAAGGATTGGTTCCAGATTACGAATGCTATAAAATTTGCTATGATGCTTGGAACAACTACATAAAAAAAAGCCTTTACGACTTGATAACTATTGGCAAGGGACAACCTAATCCTAAAGCCGGAGATGGCTTTAATGCTGAGATAGTAAAAAAATGGAAATTAAAATAA